One region of Niallia sp. Man26 genomic DNA includes:
- a CDS encoding amidohydrolase: MLENWNEQLEEMYNKMVEWRRHFHQYPELTNQEYKTSKLIADILTDFGIKIRTNVGGMGVLGYIYGAKPGKTIALRADFDALPIQDEKNVPYKSKVDGVMHACGHDGHTATLLAVGKVLNENRKNLAGNVILLFQHAEEGGGGAEKMIADNCLEGVDAVFGNHLWSLYPTGEIAYTKGYTTAAGDGFSIKIKGKGGHGSSPHDTVDSIAVAGQLINQLQYIVSRKVNPQKTAVLTIGSIHAGNAANVIADSAVMKGTVRTYEKEVQQLVKEAMEEAIKGICMSSKADYEFNYKYGMPSVYNHPAETDIFANTVKTSLPELVIKEVPALLVSEDFALYLEKKPGMIFFTGAGNEELQAIYPHHHPKFDFDEKAMLYAGKAMLAISHYYLAEIPSGCAAVTVK, encoded by the coding sequence ATGCTGGAGAACTGGAACGAACAATTGGAGGAAATGTATAACAAGATGGTGGAATGGAGACGGCATTTTCATCAGTATCCAGAGCTAACTAACCAAGAATACAAAACATCTAAACTGATTGCAGACATCTTGACTGATTTTGGTATTAAAATCCGAACAAATGTCGGTGGGATGGGAGTTCTTGGGTATATTTACGGAGCGAAACCTGGTAAGACAATTGCACTGCGGGCCGATTTCGATGCATTGCCGATACAGGATGAAAAGAACGTACCATATAAGTCGAAGGTTGATGGTGTCATGCATGCATGCGGCCATGACGGGCACACAGCTACCTTGCTGGCAGTTGGCAAGGTGCTGAATGAAAATCGAAAAAATCTTGCAGGAAACGTCATTCTTCTGTTTCAGCATGCAGAGGAAGGCGGAGGCGGTGCCGAAAAAATGATAGCAGACAATTGCCTTGAAGGAGTAGATGCAGTGTTTGGCAATCATTTATGGAGTCTTTATCCTACAGGGGAAATAGCATATACGAAGGGGTATACAACCGCTGCTGGCGATGGTTTCTCGATTAAGATTAAAGGCAAAGGCGGTCATGGATCATCTCCTCATGATACAGTTGATTCTATTGCGGTAGCAGGCCAGCTTATTAACCAGCTTCAATATATCGTCAGCCGCAAGGTGAATCCACAGAAAACAGCTGTACTAACAATTGGTTCCATTCATGCAGGGAATGCTGCAAACGTCATTGCTGATTCTGCCGTAATGAAGGGCACGGTGAGAACATACGAAAAGGAAGTACAACAGCTTGTAAAAGAAGCAATGGAAGAGGCGATTAAAGGCATCTGCATGAGTTCGAAAGCAGATTATGAATTCAACTATAAGTATGGAATGCCAAGTGTATATAATCATCCTGCTGAAACGGATATTTTTGCAAACACCGTTAAGACCTCCCTGCCTGAGTTAGTAATAAAAGAAGTACCTGCCCTCCTTGTGAGTGAGGATTTTGCATTATATCTAGAGAAGAAGCCGGGGATGATATTTTTTACAGGAGCAGGAAACGAGGAATTGCAAGCAATATATCCACATCACCATCCAAAGTTTGATTTTGATGAAAAAGCAATGCTTTATGCCGGAAAAGCAATGCTTGCTATCAGCCATTATTATTTAGCAGAAATACCGTCAGGATGTGCGGCAGTTACGGTAAAATAA
- a CDS encoding phosphate propanoyltransferase → MQIPIGVSNRHIHLTKEDVEKLFGENYELTSKKELSQPGEFAAEETVTIKTDKSEINRVRILGPIRTLTQVEISKTDARQLGINPPIRPSGKIEGTPGITIIGPHGEITIDKGVIIAERHIHMTQQDADNFGVSDGQYVSVKTDGERELIFNKVLIRVKDTYALDMHIDTDEANAAGIQTGDKGVLIK, encoded by the coding sequence ATGCAAATCCCGATCGGTGTATCAAATAGACATATCCATTTAACAAAAGAAGATGTAGAAAAGCTGTTTGGAGAAAATTATGAGCTGACAAGTAAAAAAGAATTATCACAGCCTGGAGAGTTTGCCGCAGAAGAAACGGTGACTATCAAAACGGATAAGTCTGAAATTAACAGGGTGCGAATTCTTGGTCCAATCCGTACGCTGACACAAGTGGAAATTTCAAAAACAGATGCCCGCCAGCTGGGCATTAATCCACCCATCCGCCCTTCCGGCAAAATTGAAGGAACACCTGGCATTACGATTATTGGTCCTCATGGAGAAATCACAATAGATAAAGGGGTTATTATTGCAGAGCGGCATATTCATATGACACAACAGGATGCTGACAATTTTGGTGTAAGTGATGGACAATATGTTAGTGTAAAAACGGACGGGGAAAGGGAGCTTATTTTCAATAAAGTATTAATCAGAGTTAAGGATACTTATGCCTTGGACATGCATATTGATACAGATGAAGCAAATGCTGCAGGAATTCAGACAGGGGATAAAGGGGTATTAATAAAATAG
- a CDS encoding SIS domain-containing protein: MNIKEIINEIHTKKEEGMKDIYLVACGGSLVDMYLSEYFLKSEAKRTRVSLYTSNEFVHAVPKALGSHSLVVVCSHGGNTKESVEAAKTAKEKGASTITLTHNETGALVEYGDYNILYKWGEETDVKDNPMAIIFAIAVEALHSIEGYDAYHKVIKGLEQINTVIAKARIQVAERARAFAKKYEHENMFYVLSSGASYGHAYGFSICSLMEMQWVHASAIHTGEYFHGPFEVTDKETPYILLMNEGRTRALDERALSFLKQYGEKLEVVDCKELGINTIDDEVVEFFNPIVFYSILSVYRAELAKIRQHPLETRRYMGKVAY; encoded by the coding sequence TTGAATATTAAGGAAATCATTAATGAAATACACACAAAAAAGGAAGAAGGAATGAAAGATATTTATTTAGTGGCCTGTGGAGGTTCTTTAGTCGATATGTATTTATCTGAATATTTCCTCAAAAGTGAAGCGAAAAGAACGAGAGTGTCCCTATACACGAGTAATGAGTTTGTGCATGCGGTGCCTAAAGCGCTGGGAAGTCATTCACTTGTTGTTGTCTGCTCCCATGGAGGCAATACGAAAGAGTCTGTGGAAGCAGCAAAAACGGCAAAAGAAAAAGGTGCATCGACTATTACATTGACACATAATGAAACAGGTGCATTAGTCGAATATGGAGACTATAATATTCTTTATAAATGGGGAGAAGAAACAGACGTAAAAGACAACCCAATGGCAATTATTTTTGCCATTGCCGTCGAGGCTTTACACAGTATAGAAGGTTATGATGCTTATCATAAAGTAATAAAAGGGTTAGAGCAAATCAATACAGTTATTGCAAAAGCACGCATACAAGTAGCAGAAAGAGCAAGAGCCTTTGCTAAAAAATATGAGCATGAGAATATGTTCTATGTTTTGAGCAGCGGTGCTTCATACGGTCATGCCTACGGGTTTTCCATTTGTTCTTTAATGGAAATGCAATGGGTTCATGCTTCAGCCATACATACTGGGGAGTATTTTCACGGTCCATTTGAAGTAACAGATAAAGAAACACCATATATTTTACTTATGAATGAAGGCAGAACGAGAGCTTTAGATGAAAGGGCGCTTAGCTTCTTGAAGCAATATGGAGAAAAGCTAGAAGTGGTTGACTGCAAGGAATTAGGGATTAATACAATTGATGATGAGGTTGTCGAATTTTTTAATCCGATTGTTTTCTACAGTATTTTAAGTGTGTACCGAGCAGAATTGGCAAAAATCAGACAGCATCCGTTAGAAACAAGAAGATATATGGGCAAGGTTGCGTACTAA
- a CDS encoding PfkB family carbohydrate kinase has protein sequence MKVLGIGDNVVDKYTYKRIMYPGGNALNFSVYAKTLGADAAYLGIFGTDDEAQHIRNVLKELAIDTKRCQEVEGESGYALVGLENGDRVFLESNDGGIRKYHKLQLNKEDIKYIQSFDLLHTSKYSYLEKEMPNIKAAGVPVSFDFSDDFTEEYLLEIGPFVDYSFLSCSHLTEEEAKAVLKKMVSLGSTLSIATMGAEGALLYDGVSFYKQIPKLIEAVDTLGAGDSFLTAFLLHYLQQEQDGLETALAKAAEFAAASCLVEGAFGHGKAY, from the coding sequence GTGAAAGTATTAGGGATTGGCGATAATGTTGTCGATAAATATACATATAAAAGAATAATGTATCCAGGAGGAAATGCTCTGAATTTCAGTGTTTATGCGAAAACGCTTGGCGCTGATGCTGCTTATTTAGGGATATTCGGCACAGATGATGAGGCACAGCATATTAGAAATGTACTGAAGGAATTAGCAATTGATACAAAACGCTGCCAGGAAGTCGAAGGAGAGAGCGGCTATGCATTAGTCGGACTAGAAAACGGTGATCGGGTGTTTTTGGAGAGCAATGATGGCGGAATAAGGAAGTATCATAAGCTCCAACTAAATAAGGAGGATATAAAATATATCCAATCCTTTGATTTGCTGCATACTAGCAAGTACAGCTATTTGGAAAAAGAGATGCCGAATATTAAAGCTGCAGGTGTACCAGTTTCCTTTGATTTTTCTGATGATTTCACAGAGGAATACTTGCTTGAAATTGGGCCATTTGTTGACTATAGCTTTCTTTCATGCAGCCACTTAACAGAAGAGGAAGCAAAGGCTGTCCTAAAGAAAATGGTATCACTTGGAAGCACACTTTCTATAGCAACAATGGGAGCAGAAGGAGCATTGCTGTATGATGGAGTAAGCTTTTACAAGCAAATACCGAAACTAATCGAGGCTGTTGATACATTAGGAGCTGGAGATTCCTTCCTGACAGCATTTTTGCTGCACTACTTACAACAAGAACAAGATGGTTTGGAAACTGCACTTGCTAAAGCTGCCGAATTTGCGGCAGCATCTTGTCTTGTAGAAGGTGCTTTTGGTCATGGCAAAGCTTATTAA
- a CDS encoding GntR family transcriptional regulator, whose translation MIKQENRVPLYIQLKETLRTAITANRLKAGDKIPTEVELSDKYNISRVTVRKAITELVEEGYLVKKQGKGTFVQTQKIERKILHLKSFTASCEAHGLKVTSKVIKKELIDPDDNEKERLMLDDDDQLIHIQRVRYADDRPLMLENNFYSFKRYKFLLEESLDGSLYELLEEKYGINLNNAGETSLEIVRASDQEAPLLDITIGEPLFYLETVVSDTAVPVYLGRQYIVGERYKFSF comes from the coding sequence ATGATTAAGCAAGAGAATCGTGTCCCTCTCTATATACAGCTGAAAGAAACGCTGCGCACAGCTATTACTGCCAATCGCCTTAAAGCTGGTGACAAGATTCCGACAGAGGTGGAGCTCAGTGACAAGTATAATATCAGCAGAGTTACTGTCCGCAAAGCGATTACCGAATTGGTGGAAGAAGGCTATCTTGTAAAAAAGCAAGGCAAAGGGACATTTGTTCAGACACAAAAGATTGAAAGAAAGATTCTTCATTTAAAGAGTTTTACCGCTTCTTGTGAAGCACATGGCCTGAAAGTAACAAGTAAGGTTATCAAAAAGGAACTGATTGATCCAGATGACAATGAAAAAGAACGGTTAATGCTAGACGATGATGACCAGCTGATTCATATTCAAAGGGTCAGATATGCAGACGATCGTCCGCTCATGCTCGAAAATAATTTCTATTCCTTTAAGCGGTATAAATTTTTGCTGGAAGAGAGTCTCGACGGCTCCCTTTATGAGCTGTTAGAAGAGAAATACGGTATTAACCTAAACAATGCAGGAGAAACTTCCTTGGAAATTGTCAGAGCATCTGACCAGGAAGCGCCGCTGCTTGATATTACAATTGGAGAACCGCTTTTCTATTTGGAAACAGTCGTTTCTGATACTGCTGTCCCTGTTTATTTAGGAAGACAGTATATTGTCGGCGAACGATATAAGTTTTCGTTTTAA
- a CDS encoding transporter substrate-binding domain-containing protein: MKRRFVGMVMLVVCMLGLAACGKSAAGGEEGSKQLVMGTSADYAPFEYIDTATSEEIIGFDVDLAKALGEKLGYEIVIQDMDFSGLITSLQSGKVDFVMAGMEATPERSKNVDFTNPYFRSDISMVVASDGAVQTFEDIKGKVVGVQVGSIQAEKAKELQKEVDFTVETRDRVPDLVEEIKSGRFEGVLMEDVVSKGYIKNNDNLKVISVPNNETGGASIAFPKDSELTEKFNTELAEMKENGEMDQLVSKWFGGVKSVD; the protein is encoded by the coding sequence TTGAAGAGGAGATTTGTGGGGATGGTTATGCTGGTTGTTTGTATGCTTGGTTTAGCTGCATGCGGGAAGAGTGCGGCTGGTGGAGAGGAAGGTAGTAAGCAATTGGTGATGGGAACTTCAGCTGATTATGCTCCGTTTGAGTATATTGATACGGCAACGAGTGAGGAGATTATTGGGTTTGATGTGGATCTTGCGAAAGCGCTTGGTGAGAAGCTTGGCTATGAAATAGTCATTCAAGACATGGATTTCAGTGGTTTGATTACATCACTGCAATCAGGTAAGGTTGATTTTGTTATGGCTGGTATGGAAGCGACTCCTGAGCGCAGCAAGAATGTGGATTTTACTAATCCTTATTTTCGAAGTGATATTTCTATGGTAGTAGCCAGTGATGGAGCTGTTCAGACTTTTGAAGACATTAAAGGGAAAGTAGTGGGAGTACAAGTTGGTTCCATACAAGCGGAAAAGGCAAAAGAACTGCAAAAAGAAGTTGATTTCACTGTGGAGACAAGGGATAGAGTGCCTGACTTAGTGGAAGAGATTAAAAGCGGCCGTTTTGAAGGAGTTTTAATGGAAGATGTTGTTTCCAAAGGATATATAAAAAACAATGATAATCTGAAAGTTATCTCTGTCCCGAATAATGAAACTGGCGGCGCTTCTATTGCCTTTCCAAAGGACAGTGAGCTGACAGAGAAATTTAATACAGAATTGGCAGAGATGAAAGAAAATGGTGAAATGGATCAACTCGTTTCTAAATGGTTTGGCGGCGTTAAATCAGTAGATTAA
- a CDS encoding proline dehydrogenase, with product MEALMRNMFQSLAKNQPANRLAKKYGLRLGAARFVAGESIGMAIDAVKRLNKQGKVVTLDHLGEFISTEAEAVESAAMCIQTLDAIAEAKAESNLSLKMTSLGLDISRELCMKNMRNILDRAKSYGNFVRIDMEDYGHCQESIDIYKELRQEYDNVGIVLQAYLYRTEGDIADLHDLSANLRLVKGAYKESPNVAFPEKKDVDNNFKKIIEQHLLNGNYAAVATHDEAMVEYTKSIVKQHGIPNDQFEFQMLYGICEELQDRLVKEGYKVRIYVPYGIDWFGYFMRRLAERPANVWFIVKNFFK from the coding sequence ATGGAAGCGCTTATGCGGAATATGTTTCAGTCATTAGCAAAAAATCAGCCAGCCAACAGACTTGCGAAAAAATATGGGCTTCGTTTAGGTGCAGCAAGGTTTGTTGCAGGAGAATCAATCGGAATGGCAATTGATGCGGTAAAAAGATTAAACAAACAAGGTAAGGTCGTAACTCTCGACCATTTAGGTGAATTTATCTCAACAGAGGCAGAGGCAGTAGAATCTGCTGCGATGTGTATTCAAACGTTGGACGCCATTGCTGAAGCGAAGGCAGAATCAAATCTTTCTCTGAAGATGACTTCCCTCGGATTAGATATCAGCAGGGAGTTATGTATGAAAAATATGCGTAACATTCTCGACCGGGCGAAGTCGTACGGAAATTTCGTGAGAATTGATATGGAGGATTATGGTCATTGTCAGGAATCAATCGACATATACAAGGAGCTTCGTCAGGAATATGACAATGTCGGAATTGTTCTTCAGGCCTATCTATACAGGACAGAAGGAGATATTGCTGATCTGCATGATCTGTCTGCTAATCTTCGGCTAGTGAAGGGAGCGTATAAAGAGTCACCGAATGTCGCTTTTCCGGAGAAAAAGGATGTTGATAACAACTTCAAAAAAATTATTGAACAGCATTTGCTTAACGGCAACTATGCAGCTGTAGCGACACATGATGAGGCGATGGTCGAGTATACGAAATCCATTGTAAAACAGCATGGTATTCCAAATGACCAATTCGAGTTTCAAATGCTGTACGGCATTTGTGAAGAGCTGCAAGACAGACTTGTGAAGGAAGGCTACAAGGTTCGGATTTATGTTCCTTACGGTATCGATTGGTTCGGTTATTTTATGAGGAGGCTTGCAGAAAGGCCGGCTAATGTTTGGTTTATCGTCAAGAATTTCTTTAAGTAA
- the pruA gene encoding L-glutamate gamma-semialdehyde dehydrogenase — protein MTTTAPYTTFKNEALTDFTAEENKTAMYAAIARVKEGLGKKYPIVIGSEKLFVEEETVSVNPGNVDEVVGTVSKGSTKLAEKAMQTALTAFETWKKVAPAERAAYLFKAAALMRERKHEFSAYLVLESGKNWVEADADTAEAIDFLEFYGREMIRLSETSIHQPLTQIAGEENKITYIPLGVGIVISPFNFPLAIMAGTTVAAIVSGNTVILKPADATPVIAAKFVELMEEVGLPSGVLNYLPGDGIEVGEYLVEHPKTRFISFTGSRAVGCRIYEKASKVQDGQLWLKRVIAEMGGKDGVVVDETADLDAAAAAIVASAYGYQGQKCSAGSRAVIVESVYDEVVSKVVQLTKNLSIGLPAENHPVGPVIDQKSFDKIMGYIEIGKQEGKLLAGGKRADGNGFYVEPTIFSDVDPQARIMQEEIFGPVLAIAKASDWQEAIDIYNNTEYGLTGAFHSQDDSRIDYALENMHCGNLYVNKKCTGALVGAHPFGGFNMSGTDSKAGGYDYLLLFTQAKLTSRKK, from the coding sequence ATGACGACAACTGCACCTTACACAACTTTCAAAAACGAGGCATTAACTGATTTTACAGCAGAGGAAAATAAAACGGCAATGTATGCAGCAATAGCTAGGGTCAAAGAGGGGCTTGGGAAGAAGTATCCAATTGTGATCGGCTCGGAAAAACTTTTTGTTGAGGAAGAAACAGTCTCAGTGAATCCAGGAAATGTGGACGAAGTAGTTGGCACTGTAAGCAAGGGATCTACTAAGCTGGCAGAAAAAGCTATGCAAACAGCATTAACAGCATTTGAAACGTGGAAAAAGGTAGCTCCGGCTGAACGTGCAGCCTACTTGTTCAAGGCTGCTGCATTGATGAGAGAGCGTAAGCATGAATTTTCCGCCTACCTTGTTTTGGAGTCAGGGAAAAACTGGGTAGAAGCAGATGCTGATACGGCAGAAGCTATTGATTTTCTGGAGTTTTATGGAAGAGAAATGATTCGTTTGAGCGAGACGAGTATTCATCAGCCGCTTACGCAGATTGCTGGTGAAGAAAATAAGATTACGTATATTCCGCTAGGTGTCGGCATTGTTATTTCACCGTTTAATTTTCCATTGGCAATTATGGCTGGAACGACTGTTGCTGCTATCGTCTCAGGCAACACGGTTATTTTGAAGCCGGCTGATGCTACACCGGTTATTGCTGCTAAGTTTGTCGAGTTGATGGAAGAGGTAGGCTTGCCTTCTGGAGTATTAAATTATTTGCCTGGTGATGGTATTGAAGTTGGTGAGTATTTAGTTGAGCATCCGAAAACACGCTTTATCTCGTTTACAGGTTCAAGAGCAGTTGGCTGCAGAATTTATGAAAAAGCTTCAAAAGTTCAAGATGGTCAGCTTTGGTTAAAACGTGTGATTGCTGAAATGGGTGGAAAAGATGGTGTGGTTGTTGATGAAACAGCTGATTTAGATGCTGCTGCAGCGGCAATTGTTGCTTCTGCTTACGGATATCAAGGCCAAAAATGTTCTGCAGGCTCCCGTGCAGTTATCGTAGAGTCTGTCTATGACGAAGTGGTCAGCAAGGTAGTACAATTGACAAAAAATCTTTCAATCGGCTTGCCGGCAGAGAATCATCCGGTAGGACCTGTTATCGATCAAAAATCATTTGACAAAATAATGGGCTATATTGAAATTGGCAAACAGGAAGGAAAATTGCTTGCTGGAGGAAAGAGAGCGGATGGAAACGGGTTCTATGTGGAACCGACAATCTTTTCAGATGTTGATCCACAGGCACGTATCATGCAGGAGGAGATATTTGGACCTGTGCTTGCGATTGCAAAAGCTTCCGATTGGCAGGAAGCGATTGACATTTATAACAATACGGAATACGGACTGACAGGTGCATTTCATTCGCAAGATGACAGCAGAATAGATTATGCCCTTGAAAATATGCATTGTGGAAATCTTTATGTAAATAAAAAATGTACAGGTGCACTTGTAGGTGCCCATCCATTCGGCGGATTCAATATGTCTGGGACTGATTCAAAAGCTGGCGGCTATGATTATTTGCTATTATTTACGCAAGCGAAGTTGACATCTAGAAAAAAATAA
- the putP gene encoding sodium/proline symporter PutP codes for MNTQILISIAIYMAGMLVIGYFAYKRTSNLEDYMIGGRSLGPAVTALSAGAADMSGWLLMGLPGAMYTQGISASWIAIGLTIGAYLNWLYVAPRLRAYTEVANNSMTIPAFLENRFKDKSNILRLTSGLVIIIFFTFYVSSGMVSGGVLFETTFGLHYQTGLWIVAAVVIAYTLFGGFLAVSWTDFVQGLIMVVALILVPIVTIMEVGGLGSGFDTIKEIDPKLFDIFKGTTVLGIISLVAWGLGYFGQPHIIVRFMAISSVKEIKKARRIGMGWMIFSVGGAMFTGFLGLAYFSQQGLEIKDAETIFIKLSEILFHPLITGFLLAAILAAVMSTISSQLLVTASSLTEDVYKTFFRRKASEKELLLISRLAVLIVSIVSVLLAFNKNGTILSLVGYAWAGFGASFGPVILLSLSWKRMNRWGALAGIVGGAVTVIIWASIDVLKENLYEIIPGFIVGLLSIWIVSLLTEAPNAKQVENFNEYKQSV; via the coding sequence TTGAATACACAAATTTTAATTTCGATTGCTATTTATATGGCTGGAATGCTTGTTATTGGCTACTTCGCCTATAAACGTACATCCAATCTAGAAGATTATATGATTGGCGGAAGGTCGCTTGGTCCTGCTGTTACAGCATTGAGTGCAGGAGCAGCTGACATGAGCGGCTGGCTGCTTATGGGGCTTCCGGGAGCAATGTACACCCAAGGGATAAGTGCCTCATGGATTGCAATCGGCTTGACGATAGGAGCTTATTTAAACTGGCTATATGTAGCTCCGCGCCTTCGGGCATACACAGAAGTGGCCAATAACTCTATGACTATTCCAGCATTTTTGGAAAATAGATTTAAAGATAAGTCCAATATATTGCGTCTGACATCAGGGTTAGTCATCATTATCTTTTTTACGTTTTATGTTTCATCAGGAATGGTGTCAGGCGGGGTTTTATTTGAAACTACATTCGGCTTGCATTATCAAACAGGACTTTGGATTGTAGCTGCAGTCGTCATTGCCTACACATTGTTTGGCGGATTTTTGGCAGTAAGCTGGACAGATTTTGTGCAAGGATTGATTATGGTTGTTGCATTAATACTTGTACCAATCGTGACCATTATGGAGGTTGGAGGTCTAGGATCCGGCTTTGACACAATAAAAGAAATTGATCCAAAGCTGTTTGATATTTTCAAAGGGACGACTGTTCTGGGCATTATATCGTTGGTTGCTTGGGGACTTGGTTATTTTGGTCAGCCGCATATTATCGTACGGTTCATGGCGATTTCTTCGGTGAAAGAAATTAAAAAGGCAAGACGTATTGGAATGGGCTGGATGATCTTTTCTGTCGGCGGCGCCATGTTTACAGGTTTTTTAGGTCTTGCCTATTTCTCTCAGCAAGGATTAGAAATAAAGGATGCGGAAACAATTTTTATTAAATTGAGTGAAATACTGTTTCATCCGCTCATTACCGGCTTCCTCCTTGCTGCAATACTGGCAGCTGTTATGAGTACGATTTCTTCACAGCTGCTCGTAACAGCAAGCTCCCTGACAGAAGATGTTTACAAAACATTCTTCAGACGCAAGGCAAGTGAAAAGGAGCTGTTGTTAATCAGCAGACTTGCCGTGCTTATAGTATCTATTGTTTCTGTACTTCTTGCTTTTAATAAAAACGGGACGATTCTCTCCCTTGTAGGATATGCGTGGGCAGGCTTTGGTGCATCCTTTGGCCCGGTCATTCTGCTGAGTCTTTCCTGGAAAAGAATGAACAGATGGGGAGCCCTCGCTGGAATTGTCGGCGGAGCGGTGACAGTTATCATCTGGGCAAGCATAGACGTTCTGAAAGAGAATCTTTATGAAATAATCCCAGGGTTTATTGTCGGTCTGCTAAGCATCTGGATTGTCAGCCTGCTTACAGAAGCACCGAACGCTAAACAAGTGGAGAATTTCAACGAATATAAGCAATCTGTATAA
- a CDS encoding sigma 54-interacting transcriptional regulator: protein MFEHAQIQLDRSFAVADKQTPIAEIKSKLLEYNFVVVTGGTYFIIGNYEYEIIALAPPTAPIGEWLKRLEWIPSFAAFAERLPYKADWRRPALWLEDGIPAGIITESTWVNMLEAERRQTTAYFHTLAETINDSVTAVDEEGIVVGWNTTAEETYKIKKEHIIGAKLASHFSDESLVLKRILNEGYPVRGQYHRPNADTHVLINATPVILDNKIIGGIASEHDITKMIRLNEELDSASTLLVQKINPFLSFDSGSPKFQESLKVAQKMAHADIPVLITGEAGSGKEMLAQAIHYGGSKATGSFVNINCSVIPPGLLEIELFGIEKASFTDEKQNVITGKIEQAANGTIFIENIDKMPLALQEKLLLYLVENAFYRVGGQEVISSSTRIIASASRSVESLLKDGELNEKLFYKLSVIHIYIPPLRTRREDIAALVERFLEEFSVKYTKPVPVVDEEAMALFVNYEWPGNVRELRNIIERIIILHDTNRITLAHLPDNLIENNEVDNSFLSSHAKMDEAQEIEEALKKTYGNKSAAANLLGISRGTLYNKIKEYGLS, encoded by the coding sequence ATGTTCGAACATGCACAAATACAGCTTGACCGCTCTTTTGCGGTTGCAGATAAACAGACGCCGATAGCTGAGATAAAATCGAAACTTCTTGAGTATAATTTTGTCGTTGTGACAGGCGGAACATACTTTATAATCGGCAATTATGAGTACGAAATAATCGCGTTGGCTCCACCGACTGCTCCAATAGGTGAGTGGCTCAAGCGGCTTGAATGGATTCCGTCCTTCGCAGCATTTGCAGAAAGGCTCCCGTATAAAGCTGATTGGCGCCGTCCTGCACTGTGGCTGGAGGATGGGATTCCCGCTGGGATTATAACGGAAAGTACTTGGGTAAATATGCTTGAAGCAGAGCGCCGGCAAACTACTGCTTATTTTCATACATTGGCTGAAACGATCAACGATTCGGTAACTGCTGTTGATGAGGAAGGAATTGTTGTTGGCTGGAATACAACAGCAGAGGAAACCTATAAAATAAAAAAAGAGCATATTATCGGAGCAAAACTCGCTAGTCATTTTAGTGATGAATCACTTGTACTAAAGCGCATTCTAAACGAAGGCTATCCAGTGAGAGGGCAGTATCACAGACCTAATGCGGATACTCATGTGCTGATAAATGCAACACCAGTCATTTTGGATAATAAGATTATAGGCGGGATTGCCTCAGAGCATGATATTACAAAAATGATCAGGCTTAACGAAGAGCTGGACTCTGCGTCGACATTGCTTGTTCAGAAAATAAATCCGTTTTTATCCTTCGACAGCGGAAGTCCGAAGTTTCAGGAATCGCTGAAAGTAGCGCAAAAAATGGCTCATGCAGACATCCCTGTTTTAATTACCGGCGAGGCCGGCTCAGGCAAAGAAATGCTTGCCCAAGCGATTCATTACGGCGGTTCAAAGGCTACTGGTTCATTTGTTAATATCAATTGTTCCGTTATTCCGCCAGGGCTGTTAGAAATTGAGCTTTTTGGCATTGAAAAAGCATCGTTTACCGATGAAAAGCAAAATGTTATCACAGGAAAAATCGAACAGGCTGCAAATGGCACTATCTTTATTGAAAATATTGACAAGATGCCGTTGGCCCTGCAAGAAAAACTGCTCCTGTACTTAGTGGAGAATGCCTTTTACCGAGTGGGAGGGCAGGAAGTGATTTCCTCTTCCACAAGAATAATCGCCTCAGCGTCAAGGTCTGTGGAAAGTCTTCTCAAAGATGGAGAACTGAATGAGAAGTTATTTTATAAACTGTCAGTCATTCATATTTATATTCCCCCGTTAAGAACGAGACGTGAGGATATTGCAGCACTTGTTGAAAGATTTTTAGAGGAATTCAGTGTCAAATATACTAAGCCTGTTCCTGTTGTTGATGAAGAAGCAATGGCTTTGTTTGTAAACTATGAATGGCCAGGAAATGTGCGGGAACTGCGAAATATAATTGAACGAATTATCATTTTGCATGATACGAACAGAATTACGCTAGCTCACTTGCCAGATAATCTTATCGAGAACAACGAAGTGGATAATTCCTTCCTATCTTCTCATGCAAAGATGGATGAAGCGCAAGAAATAGAAGAAGCACTCAAGAAAACATATGGCAACAAAAGTGCAGCGGCAAATCTGTTAGGAATTTCCCGGGGAACGCTTTATAATAAAATAAAAGAATACGGATTAAGCTGA